A genomic window from Nocardioides jiangxiensis includes:
- a CDS encoding DUF3097 domain-containing protein, whose protein sequence is MSFDRYGTDVLNDDWRKPKNGRAVEISADLGLVIEEVMTDWCGEIVAVDRDLRTVTLEDRRNKRRTFPLGPGFLLEGRPVILAPPITQKGPELPTRTASGSIAVHGTKARVARASRIFVEGRHDAELVEKVWGDDLRIEGVVVEYLDGIDDLSDHLRDFQPGPNRRVGVLVDHLVPGSKESRIAQAVMKGPHGRDVLIVGHPFIDIWAAVKPERLGKKAWPEVPRHLEWKKGVCQAWGWPHRDQADIARAWKHILGGVRGFQDLDPALLGRVEELIDFVTQP, encoded by the coding sequence GTGAGCTTCGATCGATACGGCACGGATGTCCTCAACGACGACTGGCGCAAGCCGAAGAACGGTCGTGCCGTCGAGATCTCGGCCGACCTCGGGCTGGTCATCGAGGAGGTCATGACGGACTGGTGCGGCGAGATCGTCGCCGTCGACCGCGACCTGCGGACCGTGACGCTGGAGGACCGCCGCAACAAGCGGCGTACCTTCCCGCTGGGGCCGGGCTTCCTGCTCGAGGGCCGCCCGGTCATCCTCGCTCCGCCGATCACGCAGAAGGGCCCCGAGCTCCCCACGCGTACGGCGTCCGGCTCCATCGCCGTGCACGGCACCAAGGCGCGCGTGGCGCGGGCCAGCCGGATCTTCGTCGAGGGCCGCCACGACGCCGAGCTCGTCGAGAAGGTCTGGGGCGACGACCTGCGGATCGAGGGCGTCGTCGTGGAGTACCTCGACGGCATCGACGACCTCTCCGACCACCTCCGCGACTTCCAGCCCGGCCCCAACCGCCGGGTCGGCGTCCTGGTCGACCACCTCGTGCCCGGCTCCAAGGAGAGCCGCATCGCCCAGGCGGTCATGAAGGGGCCGCACGGCCGCGACGTGCTGATCGTCGGCCACCCGTTCATCGACATCTGGGCCGCGGTGAAGCCGGAACGGCTGGGCAAGAAGGCCTGGCCGGAGGTCCCGCGCCACCTCGAGTGGAAGAAGGGCGTGTGCCAGGCCTGGGGCTGGCCGCATCGCGACCAGGCCGACATCGCCCGCGCCTGGAAGCACATCCTGGGCGGCGTCCGCGGCTTCCAGGACCTCGACCCCGCCCTGCTGGGCCGGGTCGAGGAGCTGATCGACTTCGTCACCCAGCCCTGA
- the hemW gene encoding radical SAM family heme chaperone HemW: MSPSTLPDGEPAPADGALPPTALAGQEQRPFAFYVHVPFCRVRCGYCDFNTYTAQELGGGASQSSYADTAVREVALARRVLGDVDRRVETVFLGGGTPTLLPARDLGRMLRAIGDEFGLAADVEVTTEANPDSVDLAYLTELREAGYTRLSFGMQSAVPSVLQVLDRTHDPERVPRAVEWAREAGFDQVSLDLIYGTPGESVADWETSVRAALSCGPDHVSAYALIVEDGTALARQVRRGELPMPDDDDLADKYLLADGLLAGDGLDWYEVSNWARQGSACRHNLLYWKGADWWGVGPGAHSHVGGVRWWNVKHPSAYAQRLGAGESPAHGREVLAPEDQRVERVLLELRLAEGLPRDVLDAEGAAAVPALVADGLLEEASLDGTHLVLTTRGRLLADAVVRDLLP, encoded by the coding sequence GTGAGTCCCTCGACCCTGCCTGACGGCGAGCCTGCGCCCGCTGACGGCGCCCTCCCGCCGACGGCGCTCGCCGGCCAGGAGCAGAGGCCCTTCGCCTTCTACGTCCACGTGCCGTTCTGCCGGGTGCGGTGCGGCTACTGCGACTTCAACACCTACACGGCTCAGGAGCTGGGCGGTGGCGCCTCACAGTCGTCGTACGCCGACACGGCGGTGCGGGAGGTCGCCCTGGCGCGCCGCGTGCTCGGTGATGTCGACCGACGGGTCGAGACCGTCTTCCTCGGCGGAGGTACGCCGACGCTGCTGCCGGCGCGGGACCTGGGCCGGATGCTCCGGGCGATCGGCGACGAGTTCGGCCTCGCGGCCGACGTCGAGGTGACGACCGAGGCCAACCCCGACAGCGTCGACCTCGCCTACTTGACCGAGCTGCGTGAGGCGGGCTACACGCGGCTCAGCTTCGGCATGCAGTCCGCCGTGCCGTCGGTGCTCCAGGTGCTGGACCGGACCCACGACCCGGAGCGGGTGCCACGGGCGGTGGAGTGGGCTCGGGAGGCTGGCTTCGACCAGGTCAGCCTCGACCTGATCTACGGCACGCCGGGGGAGTCGGTCGCCGACTGGGAGACCTCCGTGCGCGCGGCGCTCTCCTGCGGTCCCGACCACGTGAGTGCCTACGCCCTGATCGTCGAGGACGGCACTGCGCTCGCGCGCCAGGTGCGCCGCGGTGAGCTGCCGATGCCGGACGACGACGACCTCGCCGACAAGTACCTGCTGGCCGACGGGCTGCTCGCCGGTGACGGCCTCGACTGGTACGAGGTCTCCAACTGGGCTCGCCAGGGTTCGGCGTGCCGGCACAACCTCCTCTACTGGAAGGGCGCCGACTGGTGGGGTGTCGGCCCCGGCGCCCACAGCCACGTCGGCGGCGTCCGCTGGTGGAACGTCAAGCACCCGAGCGCCTACGCGCAGCGGCTCGGCGCGGGGGAGAGCCCGGCGCACGGGCGTGAGGTGCTCGCGCCGGAGGACCAGCGGGTCGAGCGGGTCCTGCTCGAGCTGCGCCTCGCCGAGGGCCTCCCGCGCGACGTGCTGGACGCCGAGGGCGCAGCGGCGGTGCCGGCCCTCGTGGCGGACGGACTGCTCGAGGAGGCCTCGCTCGACGGCACGCACCTGGTGCTGACGACACGCGGTCGCCTGCTCGCCGACGCCGTCGTGCGCGACCTCCTGCCCTGA
- a CDS encoding AMP-dependent synthetase/ligase → MPINRDASFLDTMPANVAIQFLDRVKQSGPREAFRFPAGDGWESVTWAEAGDRVRKLAAGLISLGIEPEQRVGILSGTRYEWILADLAIMCAGAATTTVYPSTGGEDTAYILADSGSRLLFAEDEGQIAKVNEHRGDMPELGTIVTLTGTASEGVLTLADLERLGEEYLAKHPTVIDDHAAAIPADQLATLIYTSGTTGKPKGVRLRHKSWVFEGEAIKSQGILGEDDLQFLWLPMAHSFGKVLLSTQLACGFATAIDGRVDKIVDNLAVIQPTFMGAAPRIFEKAYGRIITMVESEGKKGIFDKAFATGLEVKKLQAAGKPIPLPLKLKFALFDKLVFSKVRARFGGRIKFFISGSAALNREIAEWFNAAGLVILEGYGLTETSAGAFVNHPEQNKIGTVGIPFPGSEVRIAADGEVLIKGPNVMEGYHNLPDATAETLVDGWLHTGDIGELDADGHLRITDRKKDLFKTSGGKYVAPSSIESQFKAICPFVANMLVHGNERNFVSALITLDPDLIADWAKEHGLAGKSYAEIVTSDACQKMVQGYVDELNGRLNRWETIKKFVILDRDFSIEGGELTPSLKVKRKVVETNNKELIDSLYQG, encoded by the coding sequence ATGCCGATCAACCGCGATGCGTCCTTCCTGGACACCATGCCGGCCAACGTGGCCATCCAGTTCCTCGACCGGGTGAAGCAGTCCGGTCCCCGCGAGGCGTTCCGCTTCCCTGCCGGCGACGGCTGGGAGTCGGTGACCTGGGCCGAGGCGGGTGACCGCGTGCGCAAGCTCGCCGCGGGCCTGATCTCCCTGGGCATCGAGCCCGAGCAGCGGGTCGGCATCCTGTCCGGCACCCGCTACGAGTGGATCCTCGCCGACCTGGCGATCATGTGCGCCGGTGCCGCGACCACCACCGTCTACCCGTCCACGGGCGGCGAGGACACGGCGTACATCCTCGCCGACTCCGGCAGCCGCCTCCTGTTCGCCGAGGACGAGGGACAGATCGCCAAGGTCAACGAGCACCGCGGGGACATGCCCGAGCTGGGCACCATCGTCACCCTGACCGGCACCGCGTCGGAGGGCGTCCTCACCCTCGCCGACCTGGAGCGTCTCGGTGAGGAGTACCTCGCCAAGCACCCGACCGTCATCGACGACCACGCGGCCGCCATCCCGGCCGACCAGCTCGCGACCCTCATCTACACCTCGGGCACCACCGGCAAGCCGAAGGGCGTCCGCCTGCGCCACAAGTCGTGGGTCTTCGAGGGCGAGGCGATCAAGTCGCAGGGCATCCTCGGCGAGGACGACCTCCAGTTCCTCTGGCTGCCGATGGCCCACTCGTTCGGCAAGGTGCTTCTCTCGACGCAGCTCGCCTGTGGCTTCGCCACCGCCATCGACGGTCGCGTCGACAAGATCGTCGACAACCTCGCCGTCATCCAGCCGACCTTCATGGGCGCCGCGCCGCGCATCTTCGAGAAGGCCTACGGCCGGATCATCACGATGGTCGAGTCCGAGGGCAAGAAGGGCATCTTCGACAAGGCCTTCGCCACTGGCCTCGAGGTCAAGAAGCTCCAGGCCGCAGGCAAGCCGATCCCGCTGCCGCTCAAGCTCAAGTTCGCGCTCTTCGACAAGCTGGTCTTCAGCAAGGTCCGCGCGCGCTTCGGCGGCCGGATCAAGTTCTTCATCTCCGGCTCGGCTGCTCTCAACCGCGAGATCGCCGAGTGGTTCAACGCCGCGGGCCTGGTGATCCTCGAGGGCTACGGCCTGACCGAGACCTCGGCCGGTGCCTTCGTCAACCACCCCGAGCAGAACAAGATCGGCACCGTCGGCATCCCGTTCCCGGGCTCCGAGGTCCGCATCGCGGCTGACGGCGAGGTCCTGATCAAGGGCCCCAACGTCATGGAGGGCTACCACAACCTCCCCGACGCGACCGCCGAGACGCTGGTCGACGGCTGGCTGCACACCGGTGACATCGGCGAGCTCGACGCCGACGGCCACCTGCGGATCACCGACCGCAAGAAGGACCTGTTCAAGACCTCCGGCGGCAAGTACGTCGCCCCGTCGTCGATCGAGTCCCAGTTCAAGGCGATCTGCCCGTTCGTCGCGAACATGCTGGTCCACGGCAACGAGCGCAACTTCGTCTCGGCGCTGATCACGCTCGACCCCGACCTGATCGCCGACTGGGCCAAGGAGCACGGCCTGGCCGGCAAGTCCTACGCCGAGATCGTCACCTCCGACGCCTGCCAGAAGATGGTCCAGGGCTACGTCGACGAGCTCAACGGCCGCCTGAACCGCTGGGAGACGATCAAGAAGTTCGTCATCCTCGACCGGGACTTCTCGATCGAGGGCGGCGAGCTGACCCCGTCGCTCAAGGTCAAGCGCAAGGTCGTCGAGACCAACAACAAGGAGCTCATCGACTCCCTCTACCAGGGCTGA
- a CDS encoding MOSC domain-containing protein has product MTIPFRPSASVLSVNVGQPRATSGTREARTAIGKTPVAGPTLATRLGLVGDAVGSPDVHGGVDMAVYAYAREDLHAWQRELGLQLPDGWFGENLTTLGIDVNAALVGERWRIGGALLEIAKVRIPCNTFQLRIAEAGGPDRGWVKRFTQAAIPGPYLRVLEEGEIAAGDAIEVVHRPDHGITVSHMFRALTTDPALLPDLAVIEGLATSVRSKVDVYTA; this is encoded by the coding sequence GTGACCATCCCCTTCCGACCCAGCGCCTCCGTCCTCTCGGTCAACGTCGGTCAGCCGCGCGCCACGAGCGGTACCCGCGAGGCCCGCACGGCGATCGGCAAGACGCCCGTCGCGGGCCCGACCCTGGCGACCAGGCTCGGCCTCGTCGGCGACGCCGTGGGCAGTCCCGACGTCCACGGCGGTGTGGACATGGCCGTCTACGCGTATGCACGCGAGGACCTCCACGCGTGGCAGCGCGAGCTCGGTCTCCAGCTGCCCGACGGCTGGTTCGGGGAGAACCTGACCACCCTCGGCATCGACGTCAACGCCGCACTGGTGGGGGAGCGGTGGCGCATCGGCGGCGCGCTCCTCGAGATCGCCAAGGTGCGCATCCCGTGCAACACCTTCCAGCTCCGGATCGCCGAGGCAGGCGGCCCCGACCGCGGCTGGGTGAAGCGGTTCACGCAGGCGGCGATCCCCGGGCCGTACCTCCGGGTGCTCGAGGAGGGGGAGATCGCCGCCGGTGACGCGATCGAGGTCGTGCACCGCCCGGACCACGGCATCACCGTCAGCCACATGTTCCGCGCGCTCACCACCGACCCCGCCCTGCTTCCCGACCTCGCCGTGATCGAGGGGTTGGCCACGTCGGTGCGGTCCAAGGTCGACGTCTACACGGCGTAG
- a CDS encoding AIM24 family protein, whose amino-acid sequence MTAAQWLPDPTGKHELRYWSGHSWTEHVANDGVQATDPLPSAEMPTPAEPREEHAPTGGGHGRGGITGDLVDGRFSETSSVTPGPSLQNAKLLRVRVAEPFMARQGSMVAYQGGVTFAYQGGGAARFLKKALTGEGLSLMRVEGHGDVFLADEAKKIHILQLDDSGISINGDNVLAFSAQLQWNVERVKGGSMVAGGLFNTTLRGTGWVAITTDGDPVVLDAAEAPTFADANALVAWSIDLQTALRSTATAGALIGRGSGEAFQVAFSGRGFVIVQPSEGPTVPPHSHG is encoded by the coding sequence ATGACCGCTGCGCAGTGGCTCCCCGACCCGACCGGCAAGCACGAGCTCCGTTACTGGAGCGGCCACTCCTGGACCGAGCACGTCGCCAACGACGGCGTCCAGGCGACGGACCCGCTGCCCTCGGCCGAGATGCCGACGCCCGCGGAGCCACGCGAGGAGCACGCCCCGACGGGCGGCGGCCACGGCCGTGGCGGCATCACCGGCGACCTCGTCGACGGCCGCTTCAGCGAGACGTCGTCCGTCACCCCCGGCCCCTCGCTGCAGAACGCGAAGCTGCTCCGGGTCCGGGTCGCCGAGCCGTTCATGGCCCGCCAGGGCTCGATGGTCGCCTACCAGGGTGGGGTGACCTTCGCCTACCAGGGCGGTGGCGCCGCCCGCTTCCTGAAGAAGGCGCTGACCGGCGAGGGCCTCTCGCTCATGCGCGTCGAGGGCCACGGCGACGTCTTCCTCGCCGACGAGGCCAAGAAGATCCACATCCTCCAGCTCGACGACAGCGGGATCTCCATCAACGGCGACAACGTGCTCGCCTTCTCCGCCCAGCTCCAGTGGAACGTCGAGCGGGTCAAGGGCGGTTCCATGGTCGCCGGCGGTCTCTTCAACACCACGCTGCGCGGCACCGGCTGGGTGGCGATCACCACCGATGGCGACCCCGTCGTCCTCGACGCCGCTGAGGCGCCGACCTTCGCGGACGCCAACGCCCTGGTCGCGTGGTCCATCGACCTGCAGACCGCGCTCCGCTCGACGGCGACCGCCGGCGCGCTCATCGGCCGGGGGTCGGGCGAGGCGTTCCAGGTGGCGTTCAGCGGGCGCGGCTTCGTCATCGTCCAGCCGTCGGAGGGGCCGACCGTCCCGCCGCACAGCCACGGCTGA
- a CDS encoding YciI family protein, whose translation MTLYMLSVHHDGTADFESKTMEELQPVFEAVDRFNSELQESGAWVFAGGLEPIESATTVDNTKGQALVVDGPFSESKEFLGGFWVIKAADLDEALAWAQKGSAACEGKVEVRPFQGDTESL comes from the coding sequence ATGACGCTCTACATGCTCTCCGTGCACCACGACGGGACCGCCGACTTCGAGTCGAAGACGATGGAGGAGCTGCAGCCCGTGTTCGAGGCGGTCGACCGGTTCAACTCCGAGCTGCAGGAGTCGGGTGCGTGGGTCTTCGCAGGCGGCCTCGAGCCGATCGAGTCGGCGACCACGGTCGACAACACGAAGGGCCAGGCACTGGTGGTCGACGGCCCCTTCTCGGAGTCGAAGGAGTTCCTCGGCGGCTTCTGGGTGATCAAGGCGGCCGACCTCGACGAGGCGCTCGCCTGGGCCCAGAAGGGCTCGGCCGCCTGCGAGGGCAAGGTCGAGGTCCGGCCGTTCCAGGGCGACACCGAGTCGCTCTGA
- a CDS encoding RNA polymerase sigma factor, with protein sequence MSPADLSDVLRGVFREEHGRVVATLARRLGDLDLAEDATAEALLVAVERWPVDGVPPNPGAWLTTVAGNKALDRIRREGRRDAKEAEASLMASQLTPDPAPDAGPIEDDRLRLLFTCCHPALAPENRVALTLRMLGGLTVAEIAHAFLVPERTMEQRITRAKAKIRQAHIPYRVPGAADLPARVSGVLAALYLVFNEGYLSSGMVSRTAGASAPAPVAVRSELCDEAIRLARLVTRLLPDSPEPLGLLALMLLTQARAAARVVDGELVTLDAQDRTLWDARLIDEGHALVRRCLAIGRPGPYQLQAAIQAVHCDAVDVSMTDWSQVVALYDQLRLVAPSPVVELNRAVAVAELAGASVGLDLVTPLADVLDGYHAFHATRADLLQRLGRADEAREAYDRAIACAGNPAEVAWLARRRDHL encoded by the coding sequence GTGTCCCCCGCCGACCTGAGCGACGTACTCCGTGGCGTCTTCCGGGAGGAGCACGGTCGCGTCGTCGCCACGCTCGCCCGCCGCCTCGGCGACCTCGACCTCGCGGAGGACGCGACGGCCGAGGCGCTGCTGGTGGCGGTCGAGCGGTGGCCGGTCGACGGCGTACCTCCCAACCCGGGCGCGTGGCTGACCACCGTCGCGGGCAACAAGGCGCTCGACCGGATCCGGCGGGAGGGCAGGCGCGACGCGAAGGAAGCGGAGGCCTCCCTCATGGCATCACAGCTGACCCCGGACCCCGCACCCGATGCGGGTCCGATCGAGGACGACCGGCTGCGGCTGCTCTTCACCTGCTGCCACCCGGCGCTGGCTCCGGAGAACCGGGTCGCCCTCACCCTGCGCATGCTCGGCGGGCTGACGGTCGCCGAGATCGCACACGCCTTCCTCGTGCCCGAGCGCACGATGGAGCAGCGGATCACGCGCGCCAAGGCGAAGATCCGGCAGGCGCACATCCCCTACCGCGTGCCGGGGGCAGCGGACCTCCCGGCGCGGGTGTCCGGCGTGCTGGCGGCGCTCTACCTCGTCTTCAACGAGGGCTACCTCTCCTCCGGCATGGTCTCGCGTACGGCGGGAGCCTCGGCGCCTGCACCGGTGGCGGTGCGGTCGGAGCTCTGCGACGAGGCGATCCGGCTGGCACGGCTGGTGACCCGGCTGCTGCCGGACTCCCCCGAGCCGCTCGGCCTCCTCGCGCTGATGCTGCTGACGCAGGCGCGGGCGGCGGCACGCGTCGTCGACGGCGAGCTGGTCACGCTGGACGCCCAGGACCGGACGTTGTGGGACGCCCGGCTGATCGACGAGGGGCATGCGCTGGTACGTCGGTGCCTCGCGATCGGGCGTCCGGGCCCGTACCAGCTGCAGGCGGCCATCCAGGCCGTGCACTGCGACGCGGTCGACGTGTCGATGACGGACTGGTCGCAGGTCGTCGCGCTCTACGACCAGCTGCGGCTCGTGGCGCCGTCCCCCGTGGTCGAGCTCAACCGCGCCGTCGCGGTGGCGGAGCTGGCAGGGGCATCCGTGGGCCTCGACCTGGTCACGCCGCTGGCCGACGTCCTCGACGGCTACCACGCCTTCCACGCCACTCGCGCCGACCTGCTGCAACGGCTGGGCCGCGCCGACGAGGCGCGCGAGGCCTACGACCGTGCGATCGCGTGCGCCGGCAACCCGGCCGAGGTCGCCTGGCTGGCCCGTCGCCGTGACCACCTCTGA
- a CDS encoding SRPBCC family protein, which produces MRYRDQPSAEVSRRLPCSPEAAWAVVTDIELPLAHSPELRKVRWIEGDEVAVGNVFRGDNENGGLGGWRTDSVVAEVEPGRRWTWAVRGRGGVMATWGFEVDPTSDGGCIVRQWGRMGPDPSGLSIFIAQHPDKESRIIEGRLQQWREGMEANLDEVARRTA; this is translated from the coding sequence ATGCGCTACCGCGACCAGCCCTCCGCCGAGGTCTCCCGCCGCCTCCCCTGCTCCCCCGAGGCCGCGTGGGCGGTGGTCACCGACATCGAGCTCCCCCTCGCGCACTCGCCCGAGCTGCGCAAGGTGCGGTGGATCGAGGGCGATGAGGTCGCTGTCGGCAACGTCTTCCGCGGCGACAACGAGAACGGCGGCCTCGGCGGCTGGAGAACCGACTCCGTCGTAGCGGAGGTCGAACCGGGACGCCGCTGGACGTGGGCGGTCCGCGGCCGGGGCGGTGTCATGGCGACGTGGGGCTTCGAGGTCGACCCGACCAGCGACGGAGGCTGCATCGTCCGTCAGTGGGGGCGGATGGGCCCGGACCCGTCGGGCCTGAGCATCTTCATCGCGCAGCACCCCGACAAGGAGTCGCGGATCATCGAGGGAAGGCTCCAGCAATGGCGCGAGGGCATGGAGGCCAACCTCGACGAGGTCGCCCGGCGTACGGCCTGA
- a CDS encoding SGNH/GDSL hydrolase family protein, whose protein sequence is MFRRVITVVAGLASAAAVAVVPTGGLSADAATVWYVALGDSYSAASGVFPPDLTAPLECARSTRNYPHVIAARTGYAFTDVTCGAAQTKDFAGKQYLNTPPQLDAVGTDTNLITMTIGGNDSGVFINVITKCGAAGLSTLGKGNPCQTRYGSSFVETIRNVTYPSLVNALAAVHAKAPHARVAIMGYPWIMPATGGCYTKMPVATGDVPYIRNIQWNLNDAIRRAAAATGTTYVNLNVVSDGHDACKPYGVRWVEPALFGTNPVIVHPNALGESKMAAQMMAVLGIG, encoded by the coding sequence GTGTTCCGTCGCGTCATCACCGTCGTCGCCGGCCTGGCATCCGCTGCGGCGGTCGCCGTCGTTCCCACCGGTGGGCTGTCCGCGGACGCGGCCACGGTCTGGTACGTCGCCCTCGGCGACTCCTACAGCGCGGCCTCCGGCGTGTTCCCGCCGGACCTGACCGCTCCGCTGGAGTGCGCCCGCTCCACCAGGAACTACCCGCACGTGATCGCGGCCCGGACCGGCTACGCCTTCACCGATGTCACCTGCGGCGCGGCGCAGACCAAGGACTTCGCCGGCAAGCAGTACCTCAACACCCCGCCGCAGCTCGACGCCGTGGGCACCGACACGAACCTGATCACGATGACCATCGGCGGCAACGACAGCGGCGTGTTCATCAACGTGATCACGAAGTGCGGCGCGGCCGGCCTCTCCACGCTCGGCAAGGGCAACCCGTGCCAGACCCGGTACGGCTCGTCGTTCGTCGAGACGATCCGCAACGTCACGTACCCGTCGCTGGTCAACGCGCTCGCCGCGGTGCACGCCAAGGCGCCCCACGCCCGTGTCGCGATCATGGGCTACCCGTGGATCATGCCGGCCACCGGCGGCTGCTACACCAAGATGCCGGTCGCCACGGGCGACGTCCCGTACATCCGCAACATCCAGTGGAACCTCAACGACGCGATCCGCCGCGCCGCCGCCGCGACCGGCACGACGTACGTGAACCTCAACGTGGTCTCCGATGGACACGACGCCTGCAAGCCGTACGGCGTCCGGTGGGTGGAGCCCGCCCTCTTCGGCACCAACCCGGTGATCGTCCACCCCAACGCGCTCGGCGAGTCCAAGATGGCCGCCCAGATGATGGCAGTGCTCGGGATCGGCTGA
- a CDS encoding GDSL-type esterase/lipase family protein: MRRTVLAFALALVGSALATLGPSTVTPATGAALPSCSSSTWLSAWYAAPGDAVLSQPPLEQTFRIQVRPLAKGGVARYRFSNRFGTGPVTFGHVTVGVQRAGAAITPGTLHAVTFGGTARVTVPRGADVVSDPVRMSFARFQKLLVSVHVVGFPGPATQHGIAEQTTWQTAPLSGDHTSNLTGSGFVPLPLLKTAPTLPQSIPYLTGVDVLAPRSTGAVVTMGDSITDGTEAEVLPFVLSADNIDRFVSYPDQLANRIAAAGLPFSVANAAISGNMLLTNAVVPIFGPSGLSRFGRDALDRSGATTVILLEGINDIGQTYASRDALVAGYTKVITAAHERGMRILLGTLTPMAGTLQPPAYGPLGEPTRLAVNTWIRSQKLSDGVIDFDKAVRDPAQPSRILPAYDGGDHLHFSAAGYKAMAAAVPLSQLKRPVCS; the protein is encoded by the coding sequence ATGCGCCGCACCGTCCTCGCCTTCGCCCTGGCCCTCGTCGGCAGTGCCCTCGCCACCCTCGGCCCCAGCACGGTCACGCCCGCGACCGGCGCCGCCCTGCCGTCGTGCAGCTCGAGCACCTGGCTCTCCGCCTGGTACGCCGCTCCCGGCGACGCCGTGCTCTCGCAGCCTCCGCTCGAGCAGACGTTCCGGATCCAGGTCCGTCCGCTGGCGAAGGGCGGGGTCGCGCGGTACCGGTTCTCCAACCGCTTCGGCACGGGGCCGGTGACCTTCGGCCACGTGACGGTGGGGGTCCAGCGGGCCGGGGCGGCGATCACCCCCGGCACGCTCCACGCGGTGACCTTCGGTGGCACTGCGCGCGTCACCGTGCCCAGGGGCGCCGACGTCGTGAGCGACCCGGTCCGGATGTCGTTCGCGCGCTTCCAGAAGCTCCTGGTCAGCGTCCACGTGGTCGGCTTCCCCGGCCCCGCGACGCAGCACGGCATCGCCGAGCAGACGACGTGGCAGACGGCCCCGCTGAGCGGCGACCACACCAGCAACCTCACCGGCAGCGGCTTCGTGCCGCTGCCGTTGCTGAAGACCGCACCCACGCTGCCGCAGTCGATCCCCTACCTCACCGGCGTCGACGTCCTGGCGCCCCGCTCGACCGGTGCGGTCGTCACGATGGGCGACTCGATCACCGACGGCACCGAGGCCGAGGTGCTGCCGTTCGTACTGTCGGCGGACAACATCGACCGCTTCGTCAGCTATCCCGACCAGCTCGCCAACCGGATCGCGGCCGCCGGCCTGCCCTTCTCGGTCGCCAACGCGGCCATCTCGGGCAACATGTTGCTCACGAACGCCGTGGTGCCGATCTTCGGGCCGTCCGGCCTCTCCCGCTTCGGCCGCGACGCCCTCGACCGCTCCGGCGCGACCACCGTGATCCTGCTCGAGGGCATCAACGACATCGGACAGACATACGCCAGCCGCGACGCCCTGGTCGCCGGCTACACGAAGGTGATCACGGCTGCCCACGAACGCGGCATGCGGATCCTGCTCGGCACCCTGACGCCGATGGCCGGCACGCTCCAGCCGCCGGCGTACGGGCCACTCGGCGAGCCGACCCGCCTCGCCGTCAACACCTGGATCCGCAGCCAGAAGCTCTCCGACGGCGTCATCGACTTCGACAAGGCAGTGCGCGACCCCGCACAGCCCTCGCGCATCCTCCCGGCGTACGACGGCGGCGACCACCTGCACTTCAGCGCGGCCGGCTACAAGGCGATGGCCGCGGCCGTGCCACTGTCCCAGCTGAAGCGACCCGTGTGCAGCTGA
- a CDS encoding aminoglycoside phosphotransferase family protein has product MTGDRLEALVAGLLDDWGLAVDGPTIHGRAGVVVPVLAEGRRPCVLKVVAQGGVAEEALALKLWHGAGAVRLVSADPHRSALLLERLEPTDLGTTWDLDACGVVADLYRRLHVPAPVQLTRLSTRTAGWSTALAAATGLPVPPRLVQEAASLARDLATDEATDGVVVHTDLHYGNVLRTPEDGWCAIAPKPLSGDPHSELAPMLWHRLDDYAGRVRDGVRDRFFALVDGAELDEDRARAWTVVRLMVAVLEQPGADRSWTTAMLSVAKAVRD; this is encoded by the coding sequence GTGACGGGGGATCGCCTGGAGGCGCTGGTCGCAGGGCTGCTGGATGACTGGGGTCTCGCCGTCGACGGTCCGACGATCCACGGCCGGGCCGGTGTCGTCGTGCCGGTGCTCGCCGAGGGACGCAGGCCCTGCGTCCTCAAGGTCGTCGCGCAGGGAGGAGTCGCTGAGGAGGCCCTCGCCCTGAAGCTCTGGCACGGCGCCGGCGCGGTGCGGCTCGTGAGTGCCGACCCGCACCGCTCGGCCCTGCTGCTCGAGCGCCTCGAGCCGACCGACCTGGGCACCACATGGGACCTCGACGCCTGTGGGGTGGTCGCCGACCTCTATCGCCGCCTGCACGTGCCGGCGCCGGTCCAGCTGACCCGGCTGTCGACGAGGACGGCCGGATGGTCGACCGCCCTCGCCGCGGCGACGGGGCTCCCCGTGCCACCGCGCCTGGTCCAGGAGGCGGCGTCGCTGGCTCGCGACCTCGCGACGGACGAGGCCACCGACGGCGTCGTCGTCCACACCGACCTGCACTACGGCAACGTCCTGCGTACGCCGGAGGACGGCTGGTGTGCGATCGCCCCGAAGCCGCTGTCGGGCGACCCGCACAGCGAGCTGGCGCCGATGCTGTGGCACCGGCTCGACGACTATGCGGGACGCGTCCGCGACGGCGTGCGCGACCGGTTCTTCGCCCTCGTCGACGGTGCGGAGCTCGACGAGGACCGGGCCCGCGCGTGGACGGTCGTCCGGCTGATGGTGGCCGTGCTGGAGCAGCCGGGCGCCGACCGCTCCTGGACCACCGCGATGCTCAGCGTGGCCAAGGCCGTCCGCGACTGA